A genomic region of Gossypium hirsutum isolate 1008001.06 chromosome D01, Gossypium_hirsutum_v2.1, whole genome shotgun sequence contains the following coding sequences:
- the LOC107890410 gene encoding protein SHI RELATED SEQUENCE 5, with the protein MAGLFYLGGREADTGNKQEEDKEESLYLYRNEEIYNKGFEIWPQYYYHQQQQQQQQENVNTISFGAGPSRRARGFNLSDEPSSRSVGFTVMKHGGMNCQDCGNQAKKDCAHMRCRTCCKSRGFQCQTHVKSTWVPAAKRRERQQQLAALQHHQQHEDQFRGENPKRLRENQGSPSLACTRLSPTTSGLELGQFPPEVSSPAVFRSVKVSAMDDEDEEFAYQTAVNIAGHVFKGILYDQGPESHYTGGGESSQQLNLITAAVTTAETARTTTTAAISSNPATSMLDPSLYPAPLNAFIAGTQFFPPPRS; encoded by the exons ATGGCTGGCTTGTTCTATCTAGGTGGACGAGAAGCAGACACTGGAAATAAACAAGAAGAAGATAAAGAAGAGAGCCTGTATTTGTATAGGAACGAGGAGATCTACAACAAGGGTTTTGAGATATGGCCGCAGTATTATTACcaccaacaacaacaacaacagcagcAGGAAAACGTGAACACCATCTCGTTTGGAGCGGGCCCTAGTCGAAGAGCTAGAGGGTTTAACTTGTCTGATGAGCCGTCTTCGAGATCAGTAGGGTTTACTGTTATGAAACATGGGGGCATGAATTGCCAAGATTGTGGAAACCAAGCTAAGAAAGATTGTGCACATATGAGATGTAGGACTTGTTGTAAAAGTAGAGGGTTTCAGTGCCAAACTCACGTTAAGAGCACTTGGGTTCCTGCTGCTAAAAGGCGAGAGAGGCAACAACAACTCGCAGCTTTGCAGCACCACCAACAACATGAAGACCAGTTTCGTGGAGAGAACCCCAAAAGGCTGAGAGAGAATCAAGGTTCTCCGTCTCTTGCCTGCACTCGACTGTCCCCCACTACATCAG GGTTGGAATTGGGTCAATTCCCTCCCGAAGTGAGTTCTCCTGCTGTCTTCCGCTCTGTGAAAGTAAGCGCTATGGACGATGAAGATGAGGAGTTCGCTTATCAAACGGCGGTGAATATAGCAGGGCATGTATTCAAAGGGATTCTTTACGATCAAGGCCCTGAAAGCCATTACACCGGTGGCGGTGAATCCTCTCAGCAACTCAATCTCATCACCGCCGCAGTTACCACAGCAGAAACTGCTAGAACCACAACAACCGCCGCCATTTCGAGCAATCCAGCAACGAGTATGCTAGACCCTTCTCTTTATCCAGCTCCACTTAACGCTTTCATTGCTGGTACGCAATTCTTCCCACCTCCAAGGTCTTGA